CGACCTGACCTACGACAGTGCCGGTCGCATCAACAGCATCGACAGCGTTGATGGCCTTGTGGAGTACCATACGATGCGCTCGGGCAGTTGACTGGCAGAGAATACAGTGATGAGGCGATCGCGGACGAAAACTACAGCTATGACGCCAACGGCAACCGCAAGACTTCACATCTGCATGGAGGTGGGTACGCAACGGGGGAATACAACCAACTGGAATCGGATGGCACTTACGCCTATGAGTATGACGCAGAAGGAAA
The Rubidibacter lacunae KORDI 51-2 genome window above contains:
- a CDS encoding RHS repeat domain-containing protein; amino-acid sequence: MTGREYSDEAIADENYSYDANGNRKTSHLHGGGYATGEYNQLESDGTYAYEYDAEGNLKRQTAIATGEVREFEWDHRNRLVSVVDKDGAGAIAQEVELTYVAMNPRLTK